In Sneathia sanguinegens, one genomic interval encodes:
- a CDS encoding LacI family DNA-binding transcriptional regulator — translation MKIRVKDIADKLGLSTSTVSVVLNNRPSRVSEKTKQKIFDMANKLNYQKDIDVNIEDKLRAKTIAILIVSFSCEEQMKIVVKLVEELKKINYTSLVIQTKDEDILNVLDIVVSKAVDGIILLEPNELDILEQYFEIFSLPKVIFTRSDKIFNFNCFSIDKEEKINEKNIEYIIKKLIDLVLYPEEKAVNIHLKRL, via the coding sequence ATGAAAATAAGGGTAAAGGATATCGCAGATAAATTAGGCTTATCAACATCAACTGTTAGTGTTGTTTTGAATAATAGACCTTCTAGAGTTTCAGAAAAAACAAAACAGAAGATATTTGATATGGCAAATAAGTTAAATTATCAAAAAGATATAGATGTTAATATAGAGGATAAATTAAGAGCAAAAACTATTGCAATTTTAATAGTTTCATTTTCTTGTGAAGAACAGATGAAAATTGTAGTTAAATTAGTAGAGGAATTAAAAAAAATTAATTATACAAGTTTAGTAATTCAAACTAAGGATGAAGATATTTTGAATGTTTTGGATATAGTAGTTTCAAAAGCAGTAGATGGTATTATACTACTAGAGCCAAATGAATTAGATATTTTGGAACAATATTTTGAAATTTTTAGTTTGCCAAAGGTTATATTCACTAGAAGTGATAAGATATTTAATTTTAATTGCTTTAGCATAGATAAAGAAGAAAAAATAAATGAAAAGAATATAGAATATATTATAAAAAAACTTATTGATTTAGTTCTATATCCTGAAGAAAAAGCAGTTAATATACATTTAAAAAGGCTATAA
- a CDS encoding dipeptide ABC transporter ATP-binding protein: MRENILEVKELNTYLKKDKKELRILKDISFNLKKGKILGIVGESGCGKSLTVNSIINLLENCKIEGEIKYYNKDEEITLNKLKQYGKIFRNIRGNKISMIFQDPMAALNPVYTIANQIIEVLLEHKDIKKSEALKEAIELLEKLGIKNAKDRINDYPHQFSGGQLQRIIIAMAMICKPDILIADEPTTALDVTIQAQILKLLKDLKEEYNMSIILITHDLGVIAEMADEVLVMYAGEVVEGATAYEIFKNPLHPYTRSLLQAIPTKGNKGKKLYVIDGIVPPITEFTENVCRFSNRIPFLPKEAHEINPSLHEVEKDHFVRCTCYKSFKLNNRNEEILEKNKFDEVVLEVKNLKKYYNPKRSIFRKKEPIKALEDINFNVKKGQTIGIIGESGCGKSTLAKSIMKLHDITDGEINIDLGKGLQNIYKLSKGKDLLFRKKVQMVFQDPYSSLNPSKKIYEALDEPMRVHKMGDKNKRYEKILEALKMVNLPKEYLDRYPHEFSGGQRQRICIARALCLEPELLILDEPVSALDLSVQAQVLNYLIEIQQKKSISYIFISHDLGVVKYMCDYIYIINNGKFVEKGTTEEIFNSPKNAYTKKLLESIPDISKIYGKDKNESNTLV; the protein is encoded by the coding sequence ATGAGAGAAAATATATTAGAAGTTAAAGAATTAAATACTTATCTAAAAAAAGACAAAAAAGAACTTAGAATATTAAAAGATATTTCATTTAACCTAAAAAAAGGAAAAATACTTGGTATAGTTGGTGAATCAGGTTGTGGAAAGAGCTTAACAGTCAATTCTATCATAAATTTACTTGAAAATTGCAAGATAGAAGGAGAAATAAAGTACTATAACAAAGATGAAGAAATTACCTTAAATAAATTAAAGCAATATGGAAAAATTTTTAGAAATATACGTGGAAATAAGATTTCTATGATATTTCAAGATCCAATGGCTGCTTTGAATCCAGTATATACAATAGCTAATCAAATAATAGAAGTGTTATTAGAACATAAAGATATAAAAAAAAGTGAAGCCTTGAAAGAAGCAATAGAACTTTTAGAAAAATTAGGTATAAAGAATGCAAAGGATAGAATTAATGATTATCCTCATCAATTTAGTGGGGGGCAATTACAAAGGATAATCATAGCTATGGCGATGATATGTAAACCTGATATTTTGATAGCAGATGAACCAACAACAGCATTAGATGTAACAATACAAGCACAGATACTAAAGTTACTTAAAGATTTAAAAGAAGAATATAATATGTCAATAATTTTAATAACTCATGATCTTGGAGTAATAGCTGAAATGGCAGATGAGGTATTGGTCATGTATGCAGGTGAAGTTGTTGAAGGAGCTACTGCTTATGAAATATTCAAAAATCCTCTACATCCTTACACTCGTTCTTTATTACAGGCTATACCTACAAAAGGAAATAAGGGGAAAAAGCTATATGTAATAGATGGTATTGTTCCACCTATAACAGAATTTACTGAAAATGTTTGTAGATTTTCAAATAGAATTCCTTTTTTACCTAAAGAAGCTCATGAAATCAATCCTAGTTTACATGAAGTAGAAAAAGACCATTTTGTTCGTTGTACTTGCTATAAGTCATTTAAGTTAAATAATAGAAATGAAGAAATATTAGAGAAAAATAAGTTTGATGAAGTAGTTTTAGAGGTTAAAAATTTAAAAAAATACTATAACCCCAAAAGATCAATTTTTAGAAAAAAAGAACCAATAAAGGCTCTTGAAGATATTAATTTTAATGTAAAAAAAGGACAAACTATAGGTATAATAGGAGAATCAGGTTGTGGTAAATCTACTTTAGCAAAATCAATTATGAAATTGCATGACATAACGGATGGAGAAATAAATATAGACTTGGGAAAAGGCTTGCAAAATATATATAAGCTGTCAAAAGGAAAAGATTTACTTTTTAGAAAAAAGGTACAAATGGTATTTCAAGATCCATATTCTTCTCTTAATCCATCAAAAAAAATATATGAAGCCTTAGATGAACCAATGAGAGTACATAAAATGGGAGATAAAAATAAAAGATATGAAAAAATCTTAGAGGCTTTAAAAATGGTTAATTTACCAAAAGAATATCTGGACAGATATCCTCATGAGTTTTCAGGAGGTCAAAGACAAAGAATTTGTATAGCAAGGGCTTTGTGTCTTGAACCAGAATTACTTATACTTGATGAACCTGTTTCAGCACTTGATTTATCAGTACAAGCACAGGTACTTAACTATTTGATAGAAATACAACAAAAAAAGAGTATAAGCTATATTTTCATTTCACATGATTTGGGTGTAGTGAAATATATGTGTGACTATATCTATATAATAAATAATGGAAAATTTGTGGAAAAAGGAACAACGGAAGAAATCTTTAATTCACCTAAAAATGCTTATACTAAGAAATTATTAGAGTCTATTCCAGACATATCTAAAATATATGGAAAGGATAAAAATGAAAGTAATACACTTGTTTGA
- a CDS encoding Rid family detoxifying hydrolase — MENLIPKAVGPYSAYRMVGDYLYVSGQIGLDPAVNELKEGLEEQAKQVFTNIKNILAVNGMTMDNVVKTTVLLDDIKDFVKVNEIYATFFKEPYPTRSAFSVKALPKGALVEVEVLAHK, encoded by the coding sequence CAGCTTATAGAATGGTTGGTGATTATCTATATGTTTCAGGACAAATAGGTTTAGATCCAGCTGTTAATGAATTGAAGGAAGGCTTGGAAGAACAAGCTAAACAAGTTTTCACTAATATAAAGAATATATTAGCAGTTAATGGTATGACTATGGACAATGTAGTTAAAACCACAGTATTATTAGATGACATAAAGGATTTTGTTAAAGTTAATGAAATTTATGCAACATTCTTTAAAGAACCTTATCCTACAAGATCAGCTTTTTCTGTTAAGGCATTACCTAAGGGAGCATTGGTTGAAGTAGAAGTATTGGCACATAAGTAA
- a CDS encoding ABC transporter ATP-binding protein, which yields MACVILKNVEKQYPNGFKAVHGINLEIKDGEFMVFVGPSGCAKSTTLRMIAGLEEITGGEIYIGDTLVNDVAPKDRGIAMVFQNYALYPHMTVYENMAFGLKLRKISKQEIDKRVKEAAEKLEITELLNRKPKEMSGGQRQRVALGRAIVRHPKVFLFDEPLSNLDAKLRVSMRVRITQLHKELKTTMIYVTHDQVEAMTMGERITVLNYGKIMQVDTPLNLYHRPANKFVAGFIGSPTMNLIEADLIEEDSKIYVKIADQKIPLNADKAAKVKSYIGKRVIFGIRPESISLGTELDIKGEVTVVEQMGNEEYIYFNMGMKQWTSRINVEGIDLSKKSGTCYFKFDTSKCHIFDIETEKNVSL from the coding sequence ATGGCTTGTGTTATTTTAAAAAATGTTGAAAAGCAATATCCTAATGGATTTAAAGCAGTGCATGGAATTAATTTGGAAATCAAAGATGGAGAATTTATGGTATTTGTAGGTCCATCTGGTTGTGCAAAATCTACTACATTAAGAATGATAGCAGGTTTAGAAGAAATAACTGGTGGTGAAATATATATAGGTGATACCCTAGTTAATGATGTTGCACCAAAGGATAGAGGAATAGCTATGGTTTTCCAAAATTATGCACTTTATCCACATATGACAGTATATGAAAATATGGCATTTGGTCTTAAATTAAGAAAGATATCTAAGCAAGAAATTGATAAAAGGGTTAAGGAAGCAGCGGAAAAATTGGAAATAACAGAGTTGTTGAATAGAAAACCAAAGGAAATGTCAGGAGGACAAAGACAAAGGGTAGCCTTAGGAAGAGCAATAGTTAGACATCCTAAAGTATTTCTTTTTGATGAACCTTTATCTAATTTGGATGCCAAATTAAGAGTGTCTATGCGTGTAAGAATAACTCAATTACATAAAGAACTTAAAACTACAATGATATATGTTACTCATGATCAAGTTGAAGCGATGACAATGGGAGAAAGAATAACAGTTTTAAATTATGGTAAAATTATGCAAGTAGATACACCTTTGAATCTTTATCATAGACCAGCAAACAAATTCGTTGCAGGTTTCATTGGTTCGCCAACAATGAATTTGATAGAGGCAGATTTAATAGAAGAAGATTCAAAAATATATGTAAAAATAGCTGACCAAAAGATACCTTTAAATGCAGATAAGGCAGCTAAAGTTAAATCATATATTGGAAAAAGAGTAATTTTTGGAATAAGACCAGAGTCAATATCTTTGGGAACAGAATTAGACATTAAAGGGGAAGTAACTGTTGTAGAACAAATGGGAAATGAAGAATATATTTATTTTAATATGGGAATGAAACAATGGACTTCAAGAATAAATGTTGAAGGAATAGATCTTAGTAAGAAATCAGGAACTTGCTATTTTAAATTTGATACAAGCAAGTGCCATATATTTGATATTGAAACAGAAAAGAATGTTAGTTTATGA
- a CDS encoding phosphatidylglycerophosphatase A: MKYELYDLTISLIEQRGVKIRDIAELVLISQKKYYKDLTIEEAEFNVERVLRKREVQNVIITGIQLDKLAEEGKISSPLDKILMEDNPLYGVDEIMALSICNIYGSIGFTNYGYLDKLKPGILEKIDKKVEGKCNVFLDDLIGAVAAAACSRLAHNYGWEI, from the coding sequence ATGAAATATGAATTATATGATTTAACTATTAGCCTTATAGAACAACGAGGGGTAAAAATTCGAGATATCGCAGAATTAGTTTTAATTTCTCAAAAAAAATATTATAAGGATCTTACTATAGAAGAAGCAGAATTCAATGTAGAAAGAGTATTAAGAAAAAGAGAAGTTCAAAATGTAATAATTACAGGAATACAATTAGATAAATTAGCAGAAGAAGGAAAGATATCAAGTCCATTAGATAAGATTTTAATGGAAGATAATCCTCTTTATGGTGTAGATGAAATAATGGCTTTATCTATTTGCAATATATATGGAAGTATAGGTTTTACTAATTATGGTTATTTAGATAAACTTAAACCTGGGATATTAGAAAAAATAGACAAAAAAGTTGAAGGTAAATGCAATGTTTTCCTTGATGATTTAATAGGAGCAGTAGCTGCAGCTGCTTGCAGTAGATTAGCACACAATTATGGTTGGGAAATATAG
- a CDS encoding ABC transporter permease translates to MKKYIVKKILLIIPTMILISFLVFVGLQLVPVDPITYIVPPDMAANVEQINKLRVQLGLDKPIIYRYFKWLIGILKGDFGYSIVSGTAIKDIIKQALPATFILAFTALIFSTIIGIAIGILAAIKQNSIVDNIVRFFSVLAAAIPSFFFGILLLNIFAIKLQLFPISGRYSSSYSSIRHLVLPSLTLSLALVSAVMRYTRNSILDICNMPYVKTARAKGISEFKVYFKHILKNALRPILVLLIFRLPILVGGSVIIENIFAWPGISRVILEGITAGDYPVIMMTTLMVAFVMLACSLIVDIVMAILDPRIRY, encoded by the coding sequence ATGAAAAAATATATTGTAAAAAAAATATTACTCATAATACCAACAATGATATTAATAAGTTTTTTAGTATTTGTTGGCTTACAATTAGTTCCGGTTGATCCAATAACATATATTGTTCCTCCAGATATGGCAGCTAATGTTGAACAAATTAATAAATTGAGAGTGCAATTAGGATTGGATAAACCAATAATATATAGATATTTTAAGTGGCTAATAGGAATTTTAAAAGGCGATTTTGGCTATAGTATAGTTTCAGGTACTGCTATTAAAGATATAATTAAGCAAGCTTTACCTGCAACTTTCATATTAGCCTTTACAGCTTTAATATTTTCAACAATTATTGGTATAGCTATAGGGATACTTGCAGCTATAAAGCAAAATAGTATAGTGGATAATATAGTTAGATTTTTTTCAGTATTAGCTGCTGCTATACCGAGTTTTTTCTTTGGAATTTTATTACTTAATATATTTGCAATAAAATTACAACTATTTCCAATAAGTGGTAGATATTCTTCTAGTTATAGCTCGATAAGACATTTAGTCTTACCGAGTTTAACTCTATCACTAGCTCTAGTTTCAGCTGTAATGAGATATACAAGAAATTCAATATTAGATATTTGTAATATGCCTTATGTTAAAACAGCTAGAGCTAAAGGGATTTCAGAATTTAAGGTATATTTTAAACATATTTTAAAAAATGCATTAAGACCTATCTTAGTTTTATTAATTTTCAGATTACCTATACTTGTAGGAGGTTCAGTAATAATAGAAAATATTTTTGCTTGGCCTGGAATAAGTCGTGTAATATTAGAAGGCATTACAGCAGGGGATTATCCTGTGATAATGATGACAACTTTGATGGTGGCTTTTGTTATGCTAGCTTGTAGTTTGATAGTTGATATAGTTATGGCTATATTAGATCCAAGAATAAGATATTAG
- a CDS encoding GTP pyrophosphokinase family protein — translation MLDFTVFEQLQTLYETLDDEQFEVILKSSYPYQKLIAEHECALLEVETKLKVLNVEFSVRKEGNPIESIKSRIKTPISLISKLKRRGIALTKKDIEENIFDIAGIRVICHFVDDVYSIIESLKAQYDLKIFEEKDYIKNPKPNGYRSYHLIVEIPIFLYEKMIYRKVEIQFRTIGMDFWATIEHKIRYKKDIDNTEKIQELLLECAKLSANLDDKMRNVKNLITQQKRL, via the coding sequence ATGCTTGATTTTACTGTTTTTGAACAGTTACAAACACTCTATGAAACTTTAGATGATGAGCAATTTGAAGTTATTTTAAAAAGCTCTTATCCCTATCAAAAATTAATTGCTGAGCATGAATGTGCCTTATTAGAAGTTGAAACTAAATTAAAAGTTTTGAATGTAGAATTTTCTGTTAGAAAAGAAGGGAATCCAATAGAAAGCATAAAAAGTAGGATCAAAACCCCTATAAGTTTAATTTCAAAGCTAAAAAGAAGGGGCATTGCTTTAACAAAAAAAGATATAGAAGAAAATATTTTTGATATTGCTGGAATAAGAGTTATTTGTCACTTTGTTGATGATGTTTATAGCATCATTGAATCACTTAAGGCACAATATGATTTGAAAATATTTGAAGAGAAAGACTATATTAAAAATCCAAAACCTAATGGTTATAGAAGCTATCATCTAATTGTTGAAATTCCCATTTTTCTATATGAAAAAATGATATATAGAAAAGTTGAAATTCAATTTAGAACTATAGGTATGGATTTTTGGGCAACTATAGAGCATAAAATTCGCTATAAAAAAGATATTGATAATACAGAAAAAATTCAAGAACTCTTACTTGAATGTGCAAAATTGAGTGCAAATTTAGACGATAAAATGCGTAATGTTAAAAATTTAATTACTCAACAAAAAAGGCTATGA
- a CDS encoding ABC transporter permease has product MRKKLKKLLNNNLAIFGLILCIILTLACIFAPLLTKYGANTVEVNEILLAPSKKHIMGTDQLGRDVFARLLYGGRVSIAVGVISAIFGALIGTILGSISGYFSGKIDEFFVKLSELFQIFPSIILILLISSIIGQGVKNIIFIFSITGWMTTFRMVRNEFLSLKQENYVQVSKAIGMSNLRIIFKHILPNAMSPVIVALSLNVAGFILGEAGLSFLGVGVPVDVPTWGNIINAAKSLDVIQNNWWLWLIPGITISLFILSINFIGDGLRDIMDPKQGE; this is encoded by the coding sequence ATGAGAAAAAAATTAAAAAAACTTTTGAATAATAATTTGGCTATTTTTGGATTGATACTTTGCATAATATTAACCTTAGCCTGTATTTTTGCCCCTTTATTAACAAAGTATGGAGCAAATACTGTAGAAGTTAATGAAATATTACTTGCACCATCAAAAAAACATATAATGGGAACAGATCAATTAGGTAGAGATGTTTTTGCAAGATTACTTTATGGAGGAAGAGTCTCCATAGCTGTTGGGGTTATAAGTGCAATATTTGGAGCATTGATAGGAACAATTTTAGGTAGCATATCTGGTTACTTTTCAGGGAAAATAGATGAATTTTTTGTTAAATTATCAGAACTATTTCAAATATTTCCTAGTATAATATTGATACTTTTAATTTCTAGTATCATAGGACAAGGAGTTAAAAATATTATATTCATTTTTTCTATAACAGGTTGGATGACAACATTTAGAATGGTAAGAAATGAATTTTTATCTTTGAAACAAGAAAATTATGTTCAAGTTTCTAAAGCTATTGGAATGTCTAATTTAAGAATAATATTTAAACATATATTACCCAATGCAATGTCTCCAGTTATAGTGGCACTTAGTCTTAATGTTGCTGGCTTCATATTAGGAGAAGCAGGGCTTAGTTTTTTAGGAGTAGGTGTTCCGGTAGATGTTCCAACTTGGGGAAATATAATAAATGCAGCAAAATCTTTAGATGTTATACAAAATAATTGGTGGTTATGGCTAATACCAGGTATTACTATATCTCTATTTATTCTATCTATTAATTTTATAGGTGATGGTTTAAGAGATATAATGGATCCAAAACAAGGAGAATAA
- a CDS encoding peptidylprolyl isomerase: MALRKFSKYMKIMTILIIVSAVLSAGFAGYQYLTAYFHNRKEVLCVINGEKVYKQDYENEYKNIKENIENVYRQYGREKDKDFVKVPDKVVKEMAMASITNSTLSKVLAHNLKIEVSSVDVNAKMTEIENKYGGKETLSLLLAQKGATIADLKANIKDSLIAQKTIEKFKEKIRPTDKQLADLYNRFKYTEFDSRQFSEVKDQVEDMYYKQNLDYLLNSSVEELFNKATIKTKNKEIKELFDNIKKIEVQVSDVKVSRKDMLNMYVTLAVQSEKGYSADLEAKTNEEQKKEIEKLIEKEKIANEHGIKGMAGVTPINRIHSALQNYYYYLVDTYKPSEEEMKAWFAKNKSRYDIKNTVAGEIFGKDYKTSEIDLKNTENKAKELMKTITKGNFASKAKENSDDTGTKKVGGELGWVDIDSLVKEFRVVEGKKAGTIVGPIKTVYGYHIVLVEDVDAKNSKRVKLRHILLKPISSEDTKNKVKKEVVDIENQIKAGKLTWEQITTDKTQKYSEFNIREQFSLIERNSALPKVGYSKELMDELFKIKVGEFLEKDLGNCFVIIQKTQEIPYKEAKFDDLKDRIRVEMGFKYADSELGK, encoded by the coding sequence ATGGCACTTAGAAAATTTAGCAAATATATGAAAATAATGACAATATTAATAATAGTTTCAGCTGTCTTGTCTGCTGGATTTGCGGGATATCAATATTTAACAGCATATTTTCATAATAGAAAAGAAGTTTTGTGTGTAATCAATGGCGAAAAAGTGTATAAGCAAGACTATGAAAATGAATACAAAAATATTAAAGAAAATATAGAAAATGTATATCGTCAATATGGAAGAGAAAAAGATAAAGACTTTGTTAAAGTACCAGATAAAGTTGTTAAAGAAATGGCAATGGCATCTATTACTAATAGTACTTTATCAAAAGTTTTGGCACATAATTTAAAAATTGAAGTTAGTTCTGTAGATGTAAATGCAAAAATGACTGAAATAGAAAATAAATATGGTGGTAAGGAAACTTTATCTTTATTATTAGCACAAAAGGGAGCTACTATAGCTGATTTGAAAGCAAATATTAAAGATTCATTGATAGCTCAAAAAACAATTGAAAAATTCAAAGAAAAGATAAGACCTACAGATAAGCAATTAGCAGATTTGTATAATAGATTTAAATATACTGAATTTGATTCAAGACAATTTTCAGAAGTTAAAGATCAAGTAGAAGATATGTATTATAAGCAAAATCTTGATTATTTACTTAATTCTAGTGTAGAAGAACTATTTAATAAAGCAACAATTAAGACTAAGAATAAGGAAATAAAGGAATTATTTGATAATATAAAGAAGATTGAAGTTCAAGTTTCAGATGTTAAGGTTTCAAGAAAAGATATGTTAAACATGTATGTAACATTAGCAGTACAAAGTGAAAAAGGATATTCTGCTGATCTAGAAGCTAAGACTAATGAAGAACAAAAGAAAGAAATTGAAAAATTAATTGAAAAAGAAAAAATTGCAAATGAACATGGAATAAAAGGTATGGCAGGTGTTACACCAATTAATAGAATACATAGTGCATTGCAAAACTATTATTACTACTTAGTTGATACATATAAACCAAGTGAAGAAGAAATGAAAGCATGGTTTGCAAAAAATAAAAGTAGATATGATATAAAGAATACTGTAGCTGGTGAAATATTTGGTAAAGATTATAAAACATCAGAAATAGACTTGAAAAATACTGAAAACAAGGCTAAAGAATTAATGAAGACAATAACAAAAGGTAATTTTGCAAGCAAAGCAAAAGAAAATTCAGATGATACTGGAACAAAGAAAGTCGGTGGAGAATTAGGTTGGGTTGATATAGATAGCTTAGTTAAGGAATTTAGAGTAGTTGAAGGTAAAAAAGCTGGAACTATAGTTGGACCTATAAAGACTGTTTATGGATATCATATTGTTTTAGTAGAAGATGTTGATGCAAAAAATTCTAAGAGGGTAAAATTAAGACATATACTTTTAAAACCAATTAGTTCAGAAGATACAAAAAATAAGGTAAAGAAAGAAGTTGTTGATATAGAAAATCAAATTAAAGCAGGTAAATTAACTTGGGAACAAATAACAACAGATAAGACACAAAAATATAGTGAATTTAATATAAGAGAACAATTTTCATTAATAGAAAGAAATTCAGCACTACCTAAAGTAGGATATTCAAAAGAATTAATGGATGAATTATTCAAAATAAAAGTTGGTGAATTTTTAGAAAAAGATTTAGGAAATTGTTTTGTAATAATACAAAAAACACAAGAAATTCCATATAAAGAAGCAAAATTTGATGATCTTAAAGATAGAATTAGGGTAGAAATGGGATTCAAATATGCTGATAGCGAATTAGGTAAATAG
- a CDS encoding ABC transporter substrate-binding protein, which translates to MKKIISYIMLLFTLFSCGVASKNADTFELAGFLVGTGDKINYYWQSGDGLMPYLLYRGLVISSSNFKEVKPDLAEKYEISKDEKTYTFTMKPNLKWSDGQALTAEDVKFSIEEALKVSLINGIFTEAFTKIEGAKDLKDEKAKDLKGVIVDKDKVTIKLTKPIGNFMNVLAQFYILPKHCLEKENPLELHNSSFWSKPVTSGMYKVDKIQVGNYIELGINPNYEGTKPKIKKVVYNFVQDHTLAVQNGNEYIFQTNKPKEIQEISKIKGMKKIPVDALFYRYFIVNLAGIDGKGNSKLSDVRVRQALLYAIDKVTLGNKLYPEVAKANYTAVPDGKPEELKDVNKFEFNQEKAKALLKEANYNFNDPLVITYYYKDQTSVDFMQAISYQLNQIGIKTKLVQIQSSSTPALFKQRKYDIAYKGFSSFGYESWYGEYTSNNVNFKNIYNGDTSFDALVEKLSQTSDETERNNILQQLQKLEQEKLYKLPLYTFNNYLFINENKVKIPSDVTFANTFYRYDYNFEKWELR; encoded by the coding sequence ATGAAAAAAATTATTTCTTACATTATGTTATTATTCACACTTTTTTCTTGTGGAGTTGCTAGCAAGAATGCTGATACATTTGAATTAGCAGGATTTTTAGTAGGTACAGGAGATAAGATTAATTATTACTGGCAAAGTGGGGATGGATTAATGCCATATTTACTTTATCGTGGGCTAGTAATATCATCTTCAAATTTCAAAGAAGTTAAACCTGATTTAGCTGAAAAATATGAAATTTCTAAAGATGAAAAGACTTATACTTTTACTATGAAGCCTAATTTAAAATGGTCAGATGGACAAGCATTAACTGCAGAAGATGTTAAATTCAGTATTGAAGAAGCTCTTAAAGTTTCATTAATAAATGGTATTTTTACAGAAGCATTTACAAAAATAGAAGGAGCTAAGGATTTAAAGGACGAAAAAGCTAAAGATTTGAAGGGTGTAATTGTTGATAAAGATAAGGTAACAATTAAATTAACAAAACCTATAGGTAATTTTATGAATGTTTTAGCACAATTCTATATTTTACCTAAACATTGCTTAGAAAAAGAAAATCCACTTGAATTACATAATAGTTCATTTTGGTCAAAACCAGTTACAAGTGGTATGTACAAAGTAGATAAAATACAAGTTGGAAACTATATTGAATTAGGTATAAATCCAAATTATGAAGGAACAAAGCCTAAGATAAAAAAAGTAGTATATAATTTTGTACAAGATCATACTTTAGCAGTACAAAATGGAAATGAATATATTTTCCAAACAAATAAACCTAAAGAAATTCAAGAAATAAGTAAAATAAAAGGAATGAAAAAAATACCAGTAGATGCTTTATTTTATAGATATTTTATAGTTAATTTAGCAGGTATAGATGGTAAAGGAAATTCTAAATTATCAGATGTAAGAGTAAGACAAGCCTTATTATATGCAATAGATAAGGTTACGTTAGGTAATAAGCTATATCCAGAAGTAGCAAAGGCAAATTATACTGCAGTACCTGATGGTAAGCCAGAAGAATTAAAAGATGTTAATAAATTTGAATTTAATCAAGAAAAGGCAAAGGCTTTATTAAAAGAAGCAAACTATAATTTTAATGATCCTTTGGTTATAACATACTACTATAAAGATCAAACATCAGTAGACTTTATGCAAGCAATTAGTTATCAATTAAATCAAATAGGAATTAAAACAAAATTAGTTCAAATACAATCAAGTTCAACACCAGCATTATTTAAACAAAGAAAGTATGATATAGCATATAAAGGCTTCTCATCATTTGGATATGAAAGTTGGTATGGAGAATATACTTCAAATAATGTAAACTTCAAAAATATATATAATGGAGATACATCTTTTGATGCTCTAGTTGAAAAATTATCACAAACAAGTGATGAAACTGAAAGAAATAATATATTACAACAATTACAAAAATTAGAACAAGAAAAATTATATAAATTACCATTATATACTTTCAATAACTATTTATTCATAAATGAAAATAAGGTTAAAATACCAAGTGATGTAACTTTTGCTAATACATTCTACAGATATGATTACAACTTTGAAAAATGGGAATTAAGATAA